One part of the Aurantibacillus circumpalustris genome encodes these proteins:
- the tsaE gene encoding tRNA (adenosine(37)-N6)-threonylcarbamoyltransferase complex ATPase subunit type 1 TsaE, translating to MTSLIELNISDVEKISSFAKSILDFAKDTKLFLFYAPMGAGKTTLIKELCNQLGSKNHFSSPTYSIINEYEYPRGKIYHFDLYRLKSEEELLDLGIEEHLDSNNYCFFEWPEFVEGLISSSCVKIEITVNGNNRYLRASIN from the coding sequence GTGACATCTCTCATTGAATTAAATATTTCTGATGTAGAAAAAATATCGTCCTTCGCAAAGTCAATTCTTGATTTCGCGAAGGACACTAAACTATTTCTGTTCTACGCCCCAATGGGTGCAGGTAAAACAACGCTTATTAAAGAATTGTGTAATCAATTAGGAAGCAAAAATCATTTTAGCAGTCCAACCTATTCTATCATTAATGAATATGAATATCCTCGAGGTAAAATTTATCACTTTGATCTATATCGTTTAAAAAGTGAAGAAGAATTATTGGATCTTGGAATTGAAGAGCATCTTGATTCAAATAACTACTGTTTTTTTGAATGGCCTGAATTCGTAGAAGGGCTTATCTCTTCAAGTTGCGTCAAAATTGAGATCACAGTAAACGGAAATAATCGTTACCTTCGCGCGTCAATTAATTAA
- a CDS encoding UbiA-like polyprenyltransferase, whose translation MLKTINNYLSLIKFSHTIFALPFAIIGFSLAIQSGKAQFSWEKFVLVILCMIFARTAAMAFNRYIDRKFDGKNPRTAVREIPAGVISPNAALIMVVLCCVAFIVCTFFINTLCLYLSPVALLVILGYSYTKRFTPLCHLVLGAGLALAPIGAYIALTEEFDLIPVLLSVIVFLWVSGFDIIYALQDDEFDKSQNLKSIPVFLGRKNALRLSEFLHFIAACLVLAGYFSGLFGWLYIMGAIGFTGLLIYQHTLVKPDDLSKVTLAFGTTNGIASVLFCGFVCADIFLM comes from the coding sequence ATGTTGAAGACCATCAATAATTATTTGTCGCTTATAAAATTCAGTCACACTATTTTTGCATTACCATTTGCTATAATTGGTTTTTCACTGGCTATTCAATCTGGAAAAGCGCAGTTTAGTTGGGAAAAATTTGTGTTGGTAATTTTATGTATGATTTTTGCCAGAACAGCTGCAATGGCTTTTAACAGATACATCGATAGAAAATTTGATGGTAAAAATCCAAGAACTGCCGTGCGTGAAATTCCTGCAGGAGTTATTTCACCGAATGCTGCATTAATTATGGTTGTTTTATGTTGTGTTGCTTTTATTGTTTGTACATTTTTTATTAATACCCTTTGTTTATACTTGTCTCCAGTTGCACTCTTGGTTATTTTGGGTTATAGCTACACCAAACGTTTTACACCCCTTTGTCATTTAGTACTCGGCGCAGGACTTGCACTTGCTCCTATTGGCGCTTACATAGCCCTAACCGAAGAATTTGATCTTATACCTGTTTTATTGAGCGTGATAGTTTTTTTATGGGTAAGTGGCTTTGACATTATTTACGCTTTGCAAGATGACGAATTTGATAAAAGTCAGAACCTAAAATCGATACCGGTTTTTTTAGGGCGTAAAAATGCTTTACGCTTATCGGAATTTCTACATTTTATCGCAGCCTGTTTAGTACTTGCGGGTTATTTTTCAGGCCTTTTTGGTTGGCTTTATATAATGGGTGCAATTGGTTTTACAGGCTTATTGATTTACCAACATACTCTTGTGAAGCCGGATGATTTAAGTAAAGTAACACTCGCTTTTGGCACTACGAATGGCATTGCCAGCGTTTTGTTTTGTGGGTTCGTTTGCGCTGATATTTTTTTGATGTAA
- a CDS encoding sugar transferase: protein MSRKLRTLYYIFTDFLSGALAWTIFNYYRKTQIDSLKTGEIPGAIFDNQYFISVSILPIIWVLVYYLSGSYNNVLRKSRINEFVQLLATSIIGVTVLFFVLLLDDSVVSYRLYYKLYFVLFTSHFIITAFFRLLLSSNTNKKIHKREFGFNTVIIGSNERALKMFKEINALKYGIGNKFIGFVHIEGKNGYSEQLMKELPHLGEYHNVKSILEKHEIEEVIIALESWEHEYIKNIVNDLGDLGVIIKIIPDMYDILSGHVKMTSILGTPLIEIKNQIIPEWQISVKRFIDVSVSVIVIIFFSWLYILIGIIVRLGSRGPMFFKQERIGIHGKPFYIFKYRTMLTDAEKDGPSLSSATDPRVTPFGRFLRKVRLDEMPQFFNVIIGDMSLVGPRPERKYYIERIVVKAPHYKHLHKIRPGITSWGQVKFGYAENVDEMIDRLKFDILYVENMSLLLDFKILVHTILIVLQGRGK from the coding sequence ATGAGCCGAAAACTACGAACGCTTTACTATATTTTTACCGATTTTTTATCTGGGGCTCTGGCATGGACAATCTTTAACTATTATCGTAAAACCCAAATTGATTCTTTGAAAACGGGTGAAATACCAGGTGCTATTTTTGATAATCAATACTTTATTAGCGTTAGTATTTTGCCCATAATATGGGTTTTAGTGTACTATTTGTCTGGTTCATACAATAATGTTTTACGCAAATCTCGTATTAACGAATTTGTGCAATTACTTGCCACTTCAATTATTGGCGTTACTGTTTTGTTTTTTGTTTTGCTGTTAGACGATTCTGTTGTTTCTTATAGACTTTATTACAAATTATATTTTGTTTTATTTACCTCACATTTTATAATCACTGCATTTTTTCGTTTGTTGCTTTCAAGTAATACCAACAAAAAAATTCACAAGCGTGAGTTTGGATTCAATACAGTAATTATTGGCAGCAATGAACGTGCTTTAAAAATGTTTAAAGAAATAAACGCCCTTAAATATGGCATTGGGAACAAATTTATAGGGTTCGTTCACATTGAAGGCAAGAATGGATACTCAGAACAACTGATGAAAGAATTGCCTCATCTTGGCGAATACCATAATGTAAAAAGTATTCTTGAAAAACATGAAATTGAAGAAGTAATTATTGCCTTAGAAAGCTGGGAACATGAATACATAAAAAACATTGTGAATGATTTGGGTGATCTTGGTGTTATTATTAAGATCATTCCGGATATGTACGACATACTTAGCGGTCATGTAAAAATGACCAGTATTCTTGGTACTCCGCTAATTGAAATAAAAAATCAAATTATTCCTGAGTGGCAAATTTCCGTAAAGCGTTTCATTGACGTTAGTGTTTCTGTAATTGTCATTATCTTTTTTAGTTGGTTGTATATATTAATTGGAATAATTGTTCGCCTAGGTTCGCGCGGTCCAATGTTCTTTAAACAAGAGCGTATTGGGATTCACGGAAAACCCTTTTACATCTTTAAATACCGCACTATGCTAACGGACGCAGAAAAAGACGGCCCTTCTTTATCGAGTGCAACTGACCCACGTGTAACTCCTTTTGGAAGATTTCTGAGAAAAGTACGTTTAGACGAAATGCCTCAGTTTTTTAACGTAATTATTGGTGATATGAGTTTGGTTGGTCCAAGGCCTGAACGTAAATATTACATCGAACGGATAGTAGTAAAAGCACCTCACTACAAACATTTGCATAAAATTCGCCCTGGCATAACAAGTTGGGGTCAAGTTAAGTTTGGCTATGCAGAGAATGTTGATGAAATGATTGATCGTTTGAAATTTGACATTTTGTACGTTGAAAACATGAGTTTGCTTCTAGATTTTAAGATTTTGGTGCATACTATTCTTATTGTTTTGCAAGGAAGAGGGAAGTAG
- a CDS encoding Gfo/Idh/MocA family protein: MRSQETCLFKALVLTDMIKSISLIGLGHIGRIHLKLLKESANWKVLGIYDKDVQLTKDLALQFGVKAFENIDELIEHSEAISILTPSSSHFEIAKKAIVAGKHVFIEKPITSTLKEAKQLQSLVNEAGVIFQVGSVEVYNPAFISAQPYLENPVFIEVHRLAQFTSRGTDVSVVLDLMMHDLELILSLVKSNVRKIQVSGSPLVSSKVDIANVRIEFENSVVANLTANRMAFKNSRKFRVFTRDNFVSINLLEKITEVIKIKDPLPNSKNLVVDPGNGLAKKEIIFEHPIILPTNAINEELHTFHNNVVSNKVTKGSIEDAIRTLELAFDIEEKLNP, from the coding sequence ATGAGATCTCAGGAAACGTGCCTTTTTAAAGCGTTAGTTTTGACGGATATGATAAAGAGTATTTCATTAATTGGTTTGGGTCACATAGGTAGGATTCACTTAAAACTACTAAAAGAAAGTGCGAATTGGAAAGTGTTAGGTATTTATGACAAGGACGTTCAACTAACAAAGGATCTTGCCCTTCAATTTGGAGTTAAAGCATTTGAAAATATTGATGAGTTAATCGAACACTCGGAGGCCATATCTATTCTAACCCCGAGCAGCAGTCATTTTGAAATTGCGAAAAAAGCAATAGTTGCGGGGAAACACGTTTTTATTGAAAAACCAATAACGTCCACACTCAAAGAAGCCAAGCAACTTCAAAGTCTGGTTAATGAAGCGGGAGTTATATTTCAAGTGGGTAGTGTTGAGGTATATAATCCGGCTTTTATTTCGGCTCAGCCCTATCTTGAAAATCCAGTATTTATTGAGGTTCATCGATTAGCTCAATTTACATCACGGGGAACTGATGTATCTGTAGTTCTTGATTTAATGATGCATGATTTGGAATTGATTTTAAGTCTCGTAAAATCGAATGTGCGGAAAATACAAGTGTCGGGGAGCCCTTTAGTTAGTAGTAAGGTTGATATTGCGAATGTGCGGATAGAATTTGAGAATTCGGTAGTTGCCAATTTAACTGCAAATAGAATGGCTTTTAAGAACAGCAGAAAGTTTAGAGTTTTTACAAGAGATAACTTTGTGAGTATTAATTTATTAGAAAAAATAACGGAAGTTATTAAAATTAAAGATCCATTACCAAATTCAAAAAATTTGGTAGTAGATCCCGGTAATGGTTTAGCGAAAAAGGAAATAATTTTCGAACATCCAATAATTTTACCAACAAACGCAATAAATGAAGAGTTGCATACGTTCCATAATAACGTTGTTTCGAATAAAGTTACAAAAGGCAGTATAGAAGATGCGATCCGCACCCTCGAACTAGCCTTTGATATTGAAGAAAAACTTAATCCGTAG
- a CDS encoding aryl-sulfate sulfotransferase, whose amino-acid sequence MNFKALIAFCLLNSIALSQGNYGVLKKVDCSQSGYILFAPLFSKNTYLIDKCGREVHKWKSAYTPAQSAYFLPNGKLLRTGNDTITPGYTNRGGIIEILNWKSEVVWSYKIADSSQRQHHDVCPMPNGNIVVLVYDRKSGEQAMNMGRDTAIKSKWIWSEKIIELQPIGKNEANIVWEWKVWDHLIQDFDKSLPNYGLVADNPQRININFLASSDEDWLHFNSIDYNEQLNQILISNRNFSEIFILDHSTTTVEASSNKGGKQNKGGDLLFRWGNPMSYKRGNPEIQTFFNQHNARWIKKGLKDEGKIIVFNNGLNRPGELHSTVDIINPQIDDKNNYQLSSGLTYLPEKPYSQYGEDETNGFYSSNVSSAQRLSNGNTLICEGENGRFFEIDKSGDVVWAYINPIGLFKILQNGSHPDKNQVFRCFLYEPSYPGFRGNQLRLGKTIEINPGLKDCKINFLKRSDCNSK is encoded by the coding sequence ATGAATTTTAAAGCACTCATAGCTTTTTGTCTATTAAATTCCATTGCTCTTTCTCAAGGTAACTATGGCGTATTAAAAAAGGTCGACTGTTCTCAGTCAGGCTACATTTTGTTTGCACCGCTTTTTTCAAAAAATACATACCTAATTGATAAATGTGGAAGAGAAGTTCATAAATGGAAGAGTGCTTACACTCCCGCGCAATCGGCGTACTTCTTGCCAAATGGAAAATTATTAAGAACGGGTAATGATACAATAACGCCAGGCTATACCAACCGCGGTGGTATTATTGAGATTTTGAATTGGAAAAGTGAGGTGGTATGGTCATACAAAATCGCCGATTCAAGTCAAAGGCAACATCACGACGTTTGTCCAATGCCTAACGGGAATATAGTGGTGTTAGTTTATGACAGAAAATCTGGTGAACAAGCCATGAACATGGGTCGCGACACAGCGATTAAAAGTAAGTGGATTTGGAGCGAAAAAATTATCGAGTTACAACCTATAGGTAAAAATGAAGCTAACATCGTTTGGGAATGGAAAGTATGGGATCATCTCATACAAGATTTCGATAAAAGTCTCCCAAATTATGGTCTTGTAGCTGATAATCCTCAACGAATAAATATAAATTTTTTAGCATCTAGTGACGAAGATTGGTTACACTTTAATTCCATCGATTACAACGAACAACTCAATCAAATTCTAATTAGCAACAGAAATTTTTCTGAAATTTTTATTCTCGATCATAGTACAACTACAGTCGAAGCTAGCTCAAATAAGGGTGGTAAACAAAACAAAGGCGGCGATTTACTTTTTAGATGGGGAAATCCAATGTCTTATAAGAGAGGTAACCCTGAAATTCAAACCTTTTTTAATCAGCATAACGCACGTTGGATTAAGAAAGGTTTAAAAGATGAAGGAAAAATAATTGTATTTAATAACGGTCTTAACAGGCCTGGTGAATTGCATTCAACGGTTGATATAATTAACCCGCAAATTGACGATAAAAACAACTATCAATTATCGTCTGGTCTCACTTATTTGCCAGAAAAGCCTTATTCGCAATATGGCGAAGACGAAACAAATGGATTTTATTCATCTAATGTTTCAAGTGCCCAAAGGCTTTCAAATGGCAATACACTTATTTGTGAAGGCGAAAATGGCAGGTTTTTTGAAATTGATAAATCAGGAGATGTGGTTTGGGCCTACATTAATCCAATAGGCTTGTTTAAAATTTTGCAAAACGGTTCACATCCCGATAAAAACCAGGTGTTTCGCTGTTTTCTTTATGAGCCATCCTACCCGGGGTTTAGAGGCAATCAACTTAGGCTAGGAAAAACAATAGAAATAAATCCTGGTTTGAAAGACTGTAAAATCAATTTCTTAAAGCGTTCCGATTGTAATTCTAAATAA
- a CDS encoding protein-L-isoaspartate(D-aspartate) O-methyltransferase — protein MFYNVSKEDEYLFQGKRKRLVEILKTKGIKNEKVLSAIEKIPRHLFFDTTTARPALLDHAYSDKALPIGAGQTISQPYTVAFQTEQLDLKPGEKVLEIGTGCGYQTAVLLEVGAKVYSIERQKTLFDKTKLFLPYIGYGGAKLVYGDGYKGMPQFAPYDKIIVTAGAPYIPNDLLIQLKIGGILLIPLGEGETQEMVWLKKMSETNFDKKILGNFKFVPLLQNKSGN, from the coding sequence TTGTTTTATAACGTTTCAAAGGAAGATGAATACTTGTTTCAGGGCAAACGAAAACGTTTGGTGGAAATTTTGAAAACCAAAGGGATTAAAAATGAAAAAGTTCTTAGCGCAATTGAAAAAATTCCAAGACACTTATTTTTTGATACAACCACCGCAAGACCTGCTCTGCTTGATCATGCGTATAGTGATAAAGCTTTACCAATTGGTGCGGGACAAACAATTTCTCAACCATACACGGTTGCTTTTCAAACAGAACAGTTAGACTTAAAACCTGGCGAAAAAGTATTAGAGATTGGAACCGGTTGTGGTTATCAAACTGCAGTGCTATTAGAAGTTGGAGCAAAGGTATATAGTATAGAAAGGCAAAAAACATTGTTCGATAAAACAAAATTATTTCTCCCATACATTGGTTATGGTGGTGCTAAACTTGTTTATGGTGACGGTTACAAGGGTATGCCTCAATTTGCTCCGTATGATAAAATCATTGTTACCGCTGGCGCACCCTATATCCCAAACGACTTATTAATCCAATTGAAAATTGGAGGAATTTTGTTGATACCATTAGGAGAGGGTGAAACACAAGAAATGGTCTGGTTAAAAAAAATGAGTGAAACTAATTTTGATAAAAAAATACTTGGAAATTTTAAATTTGTACCTCTTCTTCAAAACAAATCTGGAAATTAG
- a CDS encoding T9SS type A sorting domain-containing protein, with the protein MKKTYKLIKTFIVLLSLVTLKMGAQISGVVTINSGAATGGTNYQTFTALANALNTSGISGPLTVNVVVNTGPYVEQLSLDQITGMSATNTITINGNGNTLTYSGAAGNVHTVRLNGTDYLTLNNLIVEGTNTTYAVACLLTNSANYNTFSACTFSVFFNATSSQVMAFSFSSSGTTGNSCCGDPGNYNTVKTSTLAGGYYSIYHYGLSSGAYTHDNGFYNCLITDFYYSAIYCYYSKNLTIKSCTLNRLNRTSFTTLYMIYGWYSQGFNFDSNIIEKLYNTNQTYTGTLYLSYYLGYYNSAGAGVNPNHITNNIIRNIEYNGTIYGFAYSYYGDNEFLHNTFSFDHTAATAGSTYAFYYFYGGNGMKTTMKNNLISITRGGTGSKYGFYNGGNALSGSIIDCNNTYVNGAGGNNYVGYVTSAATNLTQWQAQGVDANGYTLNPNFANLLTGDLHPTNVSLNNLGCPVGISQDQTGAPRSQSTPDFGALEFLSVQCIGTPSANSIVTPTYALCPGQNANLNVANYTSDLGVTYQWLTSVSSTVGPWVPISGATGIYYSTPPLTSQMIYGVAITCSNAVGSTTAAGIVNVAGTTTNTVPYLENFDQIPKSNALPNCSWFAPSLGGNAFTYTSSSANGRVSRSGTSFASFYYNPSGTQYFYTNGIQLNAGITYSASVWYTTEYYGYNNWTDLSIMYGTTQTSVGLVTIASTNGPALSNVYKSLSNTFSVASSGLYYVAIRATGTTNSSAQYLSWDDLAIDIPCDVNSPSLTVTCNNTVVCSNEQVTIFAGGADSYAWNTGATTSSITQMPTQSGLVPYTVIGTSSLSGCAIAATQMILVNVAPNILAYASSPGICAGTPVNINAIGASSPNSYTWTTGANASFITVSPTTNTSYTVVGSNANGCVAQAVQAVMVYTLPIVSATGILPEEICIGELQVLTAAGAGTGASYQWIASGTGALYQGASINVSPAAQTVYTVTGTNSQGCSGTSTILQKVNECVGLTENKLNNVRVYPNPTSGDITLELNNISEKTITVMDVTGRVVSSMTSSLEVVNVNLNELSNGIYYVKIQSSTSTEVIKIVKQ; encoded by the coding sequence ATGAAAAAAACTTACAAACTAATTAAGACGTTTATAGTGCTATTGAGCCTGGTAACGTTGAAAATGGGAGCGCAAATTTCTGGCGTGGTTACTATCAATAGTGGCGCTGCTACTGGTGGTACTAACTATCAAACTTTTACCGCTCTTGCTAATGCTTTAAATACAAGTGGTATCTCTGGACCTTTAACAGTTAACGTTGTAGTTAATACTGGCCCTTATGTTGAGCAACTTTCGCTTGACCAAATTACGGGTATGTCTGCCACAAACACAATTACAATTAATGGTAACGGCAATACACTAACTTATAGTGGAGCCGCAGGTAATGTGCACACAGTGCGATTAAACGGAACAGACTACTTAACACTTAATAATTTAATTGTTGAGGGAACTAATACCACTTATGCAGTTGCATGTTTGTTAACAAACTCGGCTAATTATAATACCTTCAGCGCTTGTACCTTTTCTGTTTTCTTTAACGCAACAAGTTCACAAGTAATGGCTTTTTCTTTTAGTTCTTCTGGAACTACTGGTAATAGCTGTTGTGGAGACCCAGGAAACTACAACACTGTTAAGACTTCTACTCTAGCGGGTGGTTATTACAGTATTTATCACTATGGTTTATCGTCAGGCGCTTACACTCACGATAATGGATTCTACAATTGTTTAATTACTGATTTTTATTATTCAGCGATTTATTGTTATTACTCTAAAAATTTAACAATTAAAAGTTGTACATTAAATCGTTTGAATAGAACCAGTTTCACAACACTGTATATGATTTATGGATGGTATTCTCAAGGATTTAACTTTGACAGCAATATCATTGAAAAATTATACAACACAAACCAAACATACACAGGTACTCTTTACCTTTCGTATTATTTAGGATACTATAATTCAGCAGGAGCTGGCGTTAATCCTAATCATATTACAAACAACATTATAAGAAATATTGAATATAACGGAACCATCTACGGTTTTGCCTACTCTTATTATGGCGATAATGAGTTTTTGCATAACACTTTTTCATTTGACCACACGGCTGCTACAGCCGGAAGTACTTATGCGTTCTATTATTTTTATGGTGGAAACGGTATGAAAACAACCATGAAAAACAATCTCATTAGCATCACTCGCGGTGGAACTGGATCAAAGTATGGTTTTTATAATGGAGGTAATGCATTATCTGGATCTATTATTGATTGCAATAATACTTATGTAAACGGGGCTGGTGGTAACAATTACGTAGGTTACGTTACCTCAGCGGCTACTAATCTTACGCAGTGGCAAGCTCAGGGCGTTGACGCTAACGGTTACACCTTAAATCCTAATTTTGCAAACTTACTTACTGGCGATTTGCATCCAACAAATGTGAGTTTAAATAATTTGGGTTGCCCTGTAGGAATCTCACAAGATCAAACGGGCGCACCTAGGAGCCAATCTACCCCGGATTTTGGAGCTTTAGAGTTTTTAAGTGTGCAGTGCATTGGAACTCCTTCAGCAAATTCAATTGTAACGCCTACTTACGCATTATGCCCTGGCCAAAATGCAAATTTGAATGTGGCTAATTATACTAGCGATCTTGGAGTTACTTACCAATGGTTAACTTCTGTTAGCTCAACAGTTGGTCCATGGGTGCCTATTTCTGGAGCTACTGGCATTTATTATTCTACACCTCCTCTTACAAGTCAAATGATTTATGGTGTTGCTATTACTTGTTCAAATGCTGTAGGTAGCACAACCGCTGCGGGTATTGTTAATGTTGCTGGTACAACAACTAATACCGTGCCGTACCTTGAGAATTTCGATCAAATACCGAAATCAAATGCCTTACCAAACTGTTCATGGTTTGCTCCAAGTCTTGGTGGAAATGCTTTTACTTACACCTCTTCTAGTGCAAATGGTAGAGTGTCACGTTCAGGAACAAGCTTCGCTTCGTTCTATTATAATCCATCTGGCACACAGTACTTCTACACAAATGGTATTCAATTAAACGCCGGTATTACGTATTCAGCTTCGGTATGGTATACAACAGAGTATTACGGTTATAATAACTGGACAGATCTTTCCATTATGTATGGAACTACTCAAACATCGGTAGGTCTTGTTACCATTGCGTCTACAAACGGCCCTGCATTGAGTAATGTTTATAAATCTTTATCAAACACGTTTTCAGTTGCGTCAAGCGGTCTTTATTATGTTGCTATCAGAGCAACAGGTACAACTAACAGTTCTGCACAATATTTAAGCTGGGATGATTTAGCAATCGATATTCCGTGTGATGTGAATTCACCAAGCTTAACAGTTACTTGTAATAATACCGTAGTATGTTCTAATGAACAAGTTACAATTTTTGCCGGTGGTGCAGATTCATACGCTTGGAATACAGGTGCTACAACTAGTTCAATTACACAAATGCCAACGCAATCTGGATTAGTACCTTACACTGTTATCGGTACATCTAGCTTAAGTGGTTGCGCAATTGCTGCAACTCAAATGATTTTAGTAAACGTTGCACCAAACATTCTTGCTTATGCAAGCAGTCCTGGTATATGTGCAGGAACTCCTGTAAACATTAACGCAATTGGCGCATCAAGTCCTAATTCTTACACTTGGACAACTGGTGCAAACGCTTCTTTCATAACAGTTTCTCCTACTACAAATACGAGTTATACTGTAGTAGGTTCTAATGCAAACGGATGTGTTGCTCAGGCTGTTCAAGCTGTAATGGTTTATACTTTACCAATTGTTTCTGCTACAGGTATTCTACCAGAAGAAATTTGTATTGGTGAATTACAAGTGTTAACTGCTGCTGGTGCTGGTACTGGTGCTTCTTACCAATGGATTGCAAGTGGAACAGGTGCTTTATATCAAGGAGCGTCTATAAACGTGTCTCCTGCTGCACAAACTGTTTACACTGTTACTGGCACTAACTCGCAAGGGTGTTCAGGAACATCAACTATTCTTCAAAAGGTTAATGAGTGTGTTGGTTTAACTGAAAATAAATTAAACAACGTGCGAGTTTATCCTAATCCTACCTCAGGTGATATTACGCTTGAATTAAATAACATTTCCGAAAAAACCATTACAGTTATGGATGTTACAGGTCGTGTTGTTTCTTCAATGACTAGTTCTTTAGAAGTAGTTAACGTGAATTTAAACGAACTTTCAAACGGTATTTATTATGTGAAAATTCAATCAAGCACTTCTACTGAAGTTATTAAGATTGTAAAACAATAA